The proteins below come from a single Conger conger chromosome 10, fConCon1.1, whole genome shotgun sequence genomic window:
- the LOC133139396 gene encoding IQ motif and SEC7 domain-containing protein 1-like — protein sequence MDHRQCRPEEGRDLDCEMGMSLAASGFDHGHASHVPTLGSASSSECLEAPLYDHSALPGQQRPRRPKLQHSQSILRKQAEEEAIKRSHCLSESYELSTELQDKQVEMLERKYGGRFVARNAACTIQTAFRQYQMNKNFERLRSCMSESRMRRIVLANMRMHFCPEGSQGPPGDRLGSPALHRQPSDSFTELEDVFSKQVKSLAESIDDALSCPILRREGVPGVLGREAAGQVKQRASYSDVTMPYSDVTMPYSDVTMFIDEEDTPPPGHSVSPSPDLWTPGTPPLAHHAPPLGPRSLDPSDRPRRGSAKRQGAPKHRGPASGVCGAEDRPPGVCGAEDRPQGVCGEEDRPPGLLQLRPTQQSRPESDLSDGDDSLNSTSNSNDTINCSSEGSSRDSAREKILTQQSYQKETRNSCDSPAFSNDFIRKRHYRIGLNLFNKKPEKGIQYLTERGFIPDTPVGVAHFLLQRKGLSRQMIGEFLGNRQKQFNRDVLDCVVDQMDFSVMELDEALRKFQSQIKVQGEAQKVERLIEAFSQRYCMCNPGVVRQFRNPDTIFILAFAIILLNTDMYSPNVKPERKMKHQDFIKNLRGVDDGQDIPAEMLSGIYQRIRVEELKTNEDHVSQVQKVEKLIVGKKPIGSLHHGLGCVLSQPHRRLVCYCRLFEVPDSNRPQKLGLHQREIFLFNDLLVVTKIFQKKKNSVTYSLRQSFPLYGMQVALFDNQYYAHGIRLTSAMPGADLKVLISFNAPNPQDRKRFSSDLRESTAEVQEMEKYRIESELEKQKGVVRPMAQGGGLRKEGGAGNLGRGSLDDTYAMGEG from the exons ATGGACCACAGGCAATGCCGTCC GGAGGAGGGCAGGGATCTGGACTGTGAAATGGGCATGTCTCTAGCTGCCTCCGGGTTCGATCATGGTCATGCGAGTCATGTGCCCACCCTTGGCTCCGCCTCCAGCTCGGAATGCTTGGAGGCCCCCCTGTATGATCATTCGGCGTTACCTGGGCAACAGCGGCCCAGGCGACCAAAGCTGCAGCACTCTCAGTCTATCCTGCGCAaacaggcagaggaagaggcCATCAAACGCTCCCACTGCCTCTCAGAGAGCTACGAGCTTTCCACCGAATTGCAAgacaaacag GTGGAGATGTTGGAACGTAAATATGGCGGCCGGTTCGTGGCTCGGAATGCGGCCTGCACCATCCAGACGGCCTTCCGCCAGTACCAAATGAACAAGAACTTTGAGCGTCTGCGCAGCTGCATGTCAGAGAGCCGCATGCGCCGCATCGTTCTGGCCAACATGCGCATGCACTTCTGCCCCGAGGGCAGCCAGGGCCCCCCAGGGGACCGGCTGGGCAGCCCGGCCCTGCACAGGCAGCCCAGCGACAGCTTCACTGAGCTGGAGGACGTCTTCTCCAAGCAGGTCAAGTCATTGGCCGAGTCGATCGATGATGCCCTGAGCTGTCCAATCCTGCGCAGGGAGGGGGTCCCAGGTGTCCTAGGGAGGGAAGCAGCCGGACAGGTGAAGCAGAGAGCATCCTACAGCGATGTGACCATGCCCTACAGCGACGTGACCATGCCCTACAGTGACGTGACTATGTTCATTGACGAGGAGGACACTCCACCCCCCGGCCACTCGGTCAGCCCCTCCCCTGATCTCTGGACACCTGGCACCCCCCCGCTGGCCCACCACGCCCCCCCCCTGGGGCCCCGCTCGCTGGACCCCAGCGATCGCCCTCGCCGAGGGTCTGCAAAGAGGCAGGGGGCCCCTAAGCACAGAGGGCCGGCCTCGGgcgtgtgtggggcagaggacCGCCCCCCGGgcgtgtgtggggcagaggacCGCCCCCAGGGCGTGTGTGGGGAGGAGGACCGCCCCCCGGGCCTGCTGCAGCTCCGCCCCACTCAGCAGAGCCGGCCTGAGTCGGACCTCTCTGACGGAGACGACAGTCTCAACAGCACCTCCAACTCAAACGACACCATCAACTGCAGCTCGGAGGGCTCCTCCCGCGACAGCGCCAGAGAGAAGATCCTCACCCAGCAGAGCTACCAGAAAGAGACGCGCAACAGCTGCGACTCTCCTGCATTCAGCAATGACTTCATCCGCAAGCGACACTACCGGATCGGGCTGAATCTCTTCAACAA GAAGCCAGAAAAGGGAATCCAGTACCTGACAGAAAGAGGTTTTATTCCTGACACACCTGTGGGCGTGGCTCACTTCCTGCTGCAGCGGAAGGGGCTCAGTCGGCAGATGATTGGAGAGTTTCTGGGTAACCGACAAAAACAGTTCAACAGAGATGTTCTGGA CTGTGTTGTGGATCAGATGGATTTCTCTGTGATGGAGCTCGATGAGGCTTTGAGAAAATTCCAGTCTCAGATCAAGGTGCAGGGAGAAGCACAGAAAGTGGAGAGACTCATTGAGGCTTTCAG TCAACGCTACTGCATGTGTAACCCAGGAGTCGTCCGCCAGTTCAGGAATCCAGACACTATCTTCATCCTGGCCTTCGCCATCATCCTCCTGAACACAGATATGTACAGCCCCAACGTCAAACCTGAGAGGAAGATGAAGCACCAAGACTTCATCAAGAACCTGcggg GAGTGGACGATGGGCAGGACATCCCCGCGGAGATGCTGAGCGGGATCTACCAGCGGATCCGGGTGGAGGAGCTGAAGACCAATGAGGACCATGTGTCTCAGGTGCAAAAGGTGGAGAAACTGATCGTGGGAAAAAAACCG ATTGGATCCTTGCACCATGGCCTGGGATGT GTCTTGTCCCAGCCGCACCGTAGGCTGGTGTGCTATTGCCGACTGTTTGAAGTTCCCGACTCAAACCGCCCCCAGAAGCTGGGCCTGCACCAGCGAGAGATTTTCCTCTTCAATGACCTGCTAGTG GTGACAAAGATTTTCCAGAAGAAAAAGAACTCAGTGACGTACAGTTTGAGACAGTCCTTCCCCCTGTATGGCATGCAGGTGGCGCTGTTTGACAACCAGT ATTATGCTCATGGAATCCGGCTGACGTCAGCCATGCCAGGTGCCGACCTGAAGGTCTTGATCAGCTTCAATGCACCGAACCCTCAGGACCGCAAGCGCTTCAGCAGCGACCTGCGGGAGTCCACCGCAGAGGTGCAGGAGATGGAGAAATACAGAATAGAGT cggAGCTGGAGAAACAGAAGGGTGTGGTCCGGCCCATGGCTCAGGGTGGCGGCctgaggaaggagggaggggccgGGAACCTGGGGCGTGGCAGTCTGGACGACACCTATGCCATGGGGGAGGGCTAA
- the cnbpa gene encoding CCHC-type zinc finger, nucleic acid binding protein a yields the protein MDSSSSECFRCGRSGHWIKNCPEAVRGRGRGRGRGKDLFCYRCGEQGHIARDCEQTEDACYNCHRSGHISRDCKEQKREQCCYNCGKAGHVARDCDHSLEQKCYSCGGFGHIQKLCDKVKCYRCGETGHVAMQCGKASEQSCYNCGKTGHLAKDCPIEATA from the exons ATGGATTCCAGCAGCAGTGAGTGTTTCAGGTGTGGCCGTTCCGGACACTGGATCAAGAACTGCCCTGAAGCAGTACGTGGGCGTGGCAGGGGGCGTGGCCGTGGGAAAG ATCTGTTCTGTTACCGCTGTGGAGAGCAGGGCCATATTGCGCGAGACTGCGAGCAGACTGAGGATG CCTGCTATAACTGCCACCGCAGCGGGCACATCTCCCGGGACTGCAAGGAGCAGAAACGCGAGCAGTGCTGCTACAACTGCGGGAAGGCGGGGCATGTGGCGCGCGACTGCGACCACAGCCTCGAGCAGAAGTGCTACTCCTGCGGGGGCTTCGGCCACATCCAGAAACTCTGCGACAAAGTCAAGTGCTACAG GTGCGGAGAGACTGGCCATGTTGCTATGCAGTGCGGCAAGGCAAGCGAGCAAAGCTGCTACAACTGTGGGAAGACTGGTCACCTGGCCAAGGACTGCCCCATTGAAGCCACCgcctaa